The following coding sequences are from one Danio rerio strain Tuebingen ecotype United States chromosome 21, GRCz12tu, whole genome shotgun sequence window:
- the p2rx4a gene encoding P2X purinoceptor 4a isoform X1 yields MSESVGCCDSVSQCFFDYYTSKILIIRSKKVGTLNRFTQALVIAYVIGYVCVYNKGYQDTDTVLSSVTTKVKGIALTNTSELGERIWDVADYIIPPQVVRRLDEEEEDGSFFVLTNMIITTNQTQSKCAENPTPASTCTSHRDCKRGFNDARGDGVRTGRCVSYSASVKTCEVLSWCPLEKIVDPPNPPLLADAENFTVLIKNNIRYPKFNFNKRNILPNINSSYLTHCVFSRKTDPDCPIFRLGDIVGEAEEDFQIMAVHGGVMGVQIRWDCDLDMPQSWCVPRYTFRRLDNKDPDNNVAPGYNFRFAKYYKNSDGTETRTLIKGYGIRFDVMVFGQAGKFNIIPTLLNMGAGLALLGLVNVICDWIVLTFMKRKQHYKEQKYTYVDDFGLLHNEDK; encoded by the exons ATGAGTGAAAGTGTTGGTTGCTGTGATTCAGTCAGTCAGTGTTTTTTCGACTACTACACGTCTAAAATACTGATCATCAGGAGTAAGAAAGTGGGAACGCTGAATCGCTTCACTCAAGCTTTAGTCATAGCCTACGTTATCGG GTATGTGTGTGTCTACAACAAAGGCTACCAAGACACAGACACCGTTCTCAGCTCAGTCACAACCAAAGTGAAAGGAATTGCTTTAACAAACACCAGTGAACTGGGCGAAAGGATCTGGGATGTGGCTGATTACATTATTCCACCTCAGGTAGTTCGCCGATTAGATGAAGAGGAG GAGGATGGATCGTTCTTCGTGCTGACCAACATGATCATCACAACAAACCAAACACAGTCCAAATGTGCAGAA AATCCAACTCCTGCATCCACGTGCACTTCGCACAGGGACTGCAAGAGAGGCTTCAATGATGCTCGTGGAGATG GTGTTCGGACAGGCAGATGTGTCAGTTATTCTGCCTCTGTGAAGACTTGTGAGGTGCTGTCCTGGTGTCCTTTAGAAAAAATTGTCGATCCCCCGAA CCCACCACTACTTGCAGATGCTGAAAACTTCACTGTGCTCATAAAGAATAATATTCGATATCCCAAATTTAACTTCAACAA AAGGAACATCTTACCGAATATAAACAGCTCCTACTTGACACATTGTGTGTTTAGCCGTAAAACGGATCCTGACTGTCCAATCTTCAGACTTGGAGACATTGTTGGAGAAGCTGAAGAGGATTTTCAGATCATGGCTGTCCAT GGCGGAGTGATGGGAGTTCAGATCCGGTGGGATTGTGATCTTGATATGCCACAGAGCTGGTGTGTACCTCGCTACACTTTCCGCAGGCTAGACAACAAAGACCCAGATAATAATGTGGCTCCAGGGTACAACTTTAG ATTTGCTAAATATTACAAGAACAGTGATGGCACTGAGACCAGGACACTTATCAAGGGTTATGGTATTCGCTTTGATGTCATGGTATTTGGCCAG GCTGGGAAATTCAACATCATCCCAACACTTCTGAATATGGGTGCAGGCTTGGCACTTCTAGGCCTG GTGAACGTCATCTGTGACTGGATTGTGTTGACATTTATGAAAAGGAAGCAACATTACAAGGAGCAAAAGTATACATATGTTGATGACTTCGGACTT TTACACAACGAAGACAAATAG
- the p2rx4a gene encoding P2X purinoceptor 4a (The RefSeq protein has 2 substitutions compared to this genomic sequence) translates to MSESVGCCDSVSQCFFDYYTSKILIIRSKKVGTLNRFTQALVIAYVIGYVCVYNKGYQDTDTVLSSVSTKVKGIALTNTSELGERIWDVADYIIPPQEDGSFFVLTNMIITTNQTQSKCAENPTPASTCTSHRDCKRGFNDARGDGVRTGRCVSYSASVKTCEVLSWCPLEKIVDPPNPPLLADAENFTVLIKNNIRYPKFNFNKRNILPNINSSYLTHCVFSRKTDPDCPIFRLGDIVGEAEEDFQIMAVHGGVMGVQIRWDCDLDMPQSWCVPRYTFRRLDNKDPDNNVAPGYNFRFAKYYKNSDGTETRTLIKGYGIRFDVMVFGQAGKFNIIPTLLNIGAGLALLGLVNVICDWIVLTFMKRKQHYKEQKYTYVDDFGLLHNEDK, encoded by the exons ATGAGTGAAAGTGTTGGTTGCTGTGATTCAGTCAGTCAGTGTTTTTTCGACTACTACACGTCTAAAATACTGATCATCAGGAGTAAGAAAGTGGGAACGCTGAATCGCTTCACTCAAGCTTTAGTCATAGCCTACGTTATCGG GTATGTGTGTGTCTACAACAAAGGCTACCAAGACACAGACACCGTTCTCAGCTCAGTCACAACCAAAGTGAAAGGAATTGCTTTAACAAACACCAGTGAACTGGGCGAAAGGATCTGGGATGTGGCTGATTACATTATTCCACCTCAG GAGGATGGATCGTTCTTCGTGCTGACCAACATGATCATCACAACAAACCAAACACAGTCCAAATGTGCAGAA AATCCAACTCCTGCATCCACGTGCACTTCGCACAGGGACTGCAAGAGAGGCTTCAATGATGCTCGTGGAGATG GTGTTCGGACAGGCAGATGTGTCAGTTATTCTGCCTCTGTGAAGACTTGTGAGGTGCTGTCCTGGTGTCCTTTAGAAAAAATTGTCGATCCCCCGAA CCCACCACTACTTGCAGATGCTGAAAACTTCACTGTGCTCATAAAGAATAATATTCGATATCCCAAATTTAACTTCAACAA AAGGAACATCTTACCGAATATAAACAGCTCCTACTTGACACATTGTGTGTTTAGCCGTAAAACGGATCCTGACTGTCCAATCTTCAGACTTGGAGACATTGTTGGAGAAGCTGAAGAGGATTTTCAGATCATGGCTGTCCAT GGCGGAGTGATGGGAGTTCAGATCCGGTGGGATTGTGATCTTGATATGCCACAGAGCTGGTGTGTACCTCGCTACACTTTCCGCAGGCTAGACAACAAAGACCCAGATAATAATGTGGCTCCAGGGTACAACTTTAG ATTTGCTAAATATTACAAGAACAGTGATGGCACTGAGACCAGGACACTTATCAAGGGTTATGGTATTCGCTTTGATGTCATGGTATTTGGCCAG GCTGGGAAATTCAACATCATCCCAACACTTCTGAATATGGGTGCAGGCTTGGCACTTCTAGGCCTG GTGAACGTCATCTGTGACTGGATTGTGTTGACATTTATGAAAAGGAAGCAACATTACAAGGAGCAAAAGTATACATATGTTGATGACTTCGGACTT TTACACAACGAAGACAAATAG
- the p2rx4a gene encoding P2X purinoceptor 4a isoform X2, producing the protein MIITTNQTQSKCAENPTPASTCTSHRDCKRGFNDARGDGVRTGRCVSYSASVKTCEVLSWCPLEKIVDPPNPPLLADAENFTVLIKNNIRYPKFNFNKRNILPNINSSYLTHCVFSRKTDPDCPIFRLGDIVGEAEEDFQIMAVHGGVMGVQIRWDCDLDMPQSWCVPRYTFRRLDNKDPDNNVAPGYNFRFAKYYKNSDGTETRTLIKGYGIRFDVMVFGQAGKFNIIPTLLNMGAGLALLGLVNVICDWIVLTFMKRKQHYKEQKYTYVDDFGLLHNEDK; encoded by the exons ATGATCATCACAACAAACCAAACACAGTCCAAATGTGCAGAA AATCCAACTCCTGCATCCACGTGCACTTCGCACAGGGACTGCAAGAGAGGCTTCAATGATGCTCGTGGAGATG GTGTTCGGACAGGCAGATGTGTCAGTTATTCTGCCTCTGTGAAGACTTGTGAGGTGCTGTCCTGGTGTCCTTTAGAAAAAATTGTCGATCCCCCGAA CCCACCACTACTTGCAGATGCTGAAAACTTCACTGTGCTCATAAAGAATAATATTCGATATCCCAAATTTAACTTCAACAA AAGGAACATCTTACCGAATATAAACAGCTCCTACTTGACACATTGTGTGTTTAGCCGTAAAACGGATCCTGACTGTCCAATCTTCAGACTTGGAGACATTGTTGGAGAAGCTGAAGAGGATTTTCAGATCATGGCTGTCCAT GGCGGAGTGATGGGAGTTCAGATCCGGTGGGATTGTGATCTTGATATGCCACAGAGCTGGTGTGTACCTCGCTACACTTTCCGCAGGCTAGACAACAAAGACCCAGATAATAATGTGGCTCCAGGGTACAACTTTAG ATTTGCTAAATATTACAAGAACAGTGATGGCACTGAGACCAGGACACTTATCAAGGGTTATGGTATTCGCTTTGATGTCATGGTATTTGGCCAG GCTGGGAAATTCAACATCATCCCAACACTTCTGAATATGGGTGCAGGCTTGGCACTTCTAGGCCTG GTGAACGTCATCTGTGACTGGATTGTGTTGACATTTATGAAAAGGAAGCAACATTACAAGGAGCAAAAGTATACATATGTTGATGACTTCGGACTT TTACACAACGAAGACAAATAG
- the idh3b gene encoding isocitrate dehydrogenase [NAD] subunit beta, mitochondrial: MAAALRGSVLTLAKGLTGVRLQPLCARSLSLTSSQNVPESPPARADSTFKVTMVPGDGVGPELMTAVKEVFKAADVPVEFEEFHLSEVQNMASEEKLNEVLSSMKNNRVAIKGKIHTPMEYKGELASYEMRLRRKLDLFANVVHVKSLPGYSTRHNNLDLVIIREQTEGEYSSLEHESVAGVVECLKIITREKSRRIAKFAFDYATKKGRSKVTAVHKANIMKLGDGLFLQSCAEVAELYPKIKYENVIIDNCCMQLVQNPYQFDVLVMPNLYGNIIDNLAAGLVGGAGVVPGESYSAEYAVFETGARHPFAQAVGRNIANPTAMLLSASNMLKHLNLEYHSNMVSEAVKKVIKQGKVRTSDLGGYASNDEFTRAVITNLAV; encoded by the exons ATGGCGGCCGCGCTGAGAGGGAGCGTCCTAACTCTCGCCAAG GGTCTGACGGGGGTCCGGTTGCAGCCTTTGTGTGCCCGTTCTCTGAGTTTGACCTCCAGTCAGAATGTTCCAGAGAGTCCACCGGCCCGTGCCGACAGCACTTTTAAGGTCACCATGGTCCCAGGAGATGGAGTTGGACCGGAGCTGATGACTGCAGTCAAAGAGGTTTTCAAG GCTGCTGATGTCCCTGTGGAGTTTGAGGAGTTTCATCTGAGCGAGGTGCAGAACATGGCTAGTGAGGAGAAACTGAACGAGGTGCTTTCCTCAATGAAGAACAACAGAGTGGCCATCAAGG GGAAGATTCACACTCCTATGGAATATAAGGGAGAACTGGCATCTTATGAGATGAGACTAag GAGAAAGCTGGATCTGTTTGCCAATGTGGTTCACGTGAAGAGCCTTCCTGGATACAGCACCCGCCACAATAACCTGGATCTGGTGATCATACGGGAGCAGACTGAGGGAGAATACAGCTCTCTGGAGCATGAG AGCGTTGCAGGAGTGGTGGAGTGCCTGAAGATCATCACTAGGGAGAAATCCCGCCGCATTGCTAAATTTGCATTCGACTACGCCACCAAGAAAGGCCGCAGTAAAGTGACCGCCGTCCACAAAGCAAACATTAT GAAACTCGGGGATGGTCTCTTCCTGCAGAGCTGTGCGGAGGTGGCTGAACTCTACCCCAAAATTAAATACGAGAATGTCATCATTGATAACTGCTGCATGCAG CTGGTGCAGAATCCATATCAGTTCGATGTGCTGGTGATGCCCAATCTTTACGGCAACATCATTGATAACCTGGCAGCGGGGCTGGTTGGCGGAGCAGGTGTAGTTCCAGGCGAGAGTTACAGCGCGGAATATGCAGTGTTTGAAACG GGTGCCAGACATCCTTTTGCTCAGGCTGTCGGCAGGAACATCGCAAACCCCACCGCTATGCTCCTCAGTGCATCAAACATGCTGAAACACCTCAA cctcGAGTATCATTCAAACATGGTGTCTGAGGCAGTCAAGAAAGTCATCAAACAGGGCAAG GTTCGCACCTCAGATCTGGGAGGATATGCATCAAACGACGAGTTCACCAGGGCTGTCATCACCAATCTGGCTGTCTAA